The genome window GGTATGGACGCCGTTGTCGCACACGCCGACCTCCACACCCCGCGCGGCGGGCGGCTCTCCCGGCACCGTCCAGCGCGACAGCAGCGCCGCCGCGGCGAGATACGCCAGCGGCGGCAACAGCATCGGCGCGATCGTCAAAGCCAGGATCCACCGTCGTCGCATTTCGCCTCGCTCCGGTTCGGGTGGCCTCGGCGGCGTCATCTCGGGTACCATGCCTCCGACGACCGGACAAGCGGAGGACGGACCTTGCGCACGACGATCGGAAGCGCCCTGTTCGGCGCCGGACGGAGACTCGCGTTCCAGAACCGCACGCCTGCGCCGCCGTTCGCCCGCGCGCCGCTGTTCACGGTCGCGCCCGGGTGCGCCGCGCTCGCGGGCGACGCGCTGGTCGCGACATTCCGACAATCGCGCACCTGGATCGCCACCTTCGCGGCCGCGGCGGTTCTGCTCGGCGGCATCGCGGCGGCGCTGGCGCGCAGGCTGCCCGACGGCGGCCCGGCGTGGGCGGTGGCGCTGTTCGGCCTGGGCGCGGCGGCGCTGGCGTTCGTGGCGCTCTACGCCGGCAGCATGCGCTGCCGCATCCGCGCGGGCGGCGGCACGGTGTCCGCCCTGCAAACCCAGCTGTTCGCCGCCCCCGCCGGATTCGCACGGCCGCTGGCGGACTACGTCGGCATCGGCGCATGCGAGCGCGACTACACCATCGTCGCCCGCGGCGTAACCTTCACCCGACGCCGCCACGTCGCCTACCTCGCCCACCCCGAAGCGGCATTCTGCGTGCCGTTACGCTTCGGCCGGACCCCGGCCCCGGCCGAGTTCCTCGCCGCCGCCGCCGCGACCCTCGGGTTGCCTCTGCTCGACGCATGAAAAAGGGCCGGGGGTCTCCCCCCGGCCCGTTCGCGTCGTCTTGCGCCCGGATCAGCGCAGCCCGTTGCAGAACTTCTGGATGCGGGTGCAGGCCTCGACGAGA of uncultured Alphaproteobacteria bacterium contains these proteins:
- a CDS encoding hypothetical protein (Evidence 5 : No homology to any previously reported sequences), with amino-acid sequence MRTTIGSALFGAGRRLAFQNRTPAPPFARAPLFTVAPGCAALAGDALVATFRQSRTWIATFAAAAVLLGGIAAALARRLPDGGPAWAVALFGLGAAALAFVALYAGSMRCRIRAGGGTVSALQTQLFAAPAGFARPLADYVGIGACERDYTIVARGVTFTRRRHVAYLAHPEAAFCVPLRFGRTPAPAEFLAAAAATLGLPLLDA